In one window of Hymenobacter nivis DNA:
- a CDS encoding DUF1573 domain-containing protein, with the protein MKKVLLLALSLTAAGFTAQAQTMKPAAAKTAGPAITFEESKYDFGSVAQGGMVDHTFKFKNTGNQPLIISNIGVSCGCTVPEYSKAPVMPGKTGTLSAHFNSAGKMGMQNKVLTIESNATAGPATVSLVGEVKEAGAAAAASTTKAN; encoded by the coding sequence ATGAAAAAAGTCCTCTTGCTCGCCCTGAGCCTGACCGCCGCCGGCTTCACCGCCCAGGCCCAAACCATGAAGCCCGCGGCCGCTAAAACGGCCGGCCCCGCCATCACCTTCGAAGAGTCGAAGTACGACTTTGGCTCGGTGGCCCAGGGCGGTATGGTTGACCATACTTTCAAATTTAAGAACACTGGCAACCAGCCCCTTATCATCTCCAACATTGGGGTGAGCTGCGGCTGCACGGTGCCCGAGTACAGCAAAGCACCCGTGATGCCCGGCAAAACCGGCACCCTCTCGGCCCACTTCAACTCGGCCGGCAAAATGGGCATGCAGAACAAAGTGCTGACCATCGAGTCGAACGCCACCGCGGGCCCCGCCACCGTATCGCTCGTGGGCGAGGTGAAGGAAGCTGGTGCCGCTGCGGCCGCCAGCACTACCAAAGCCAACTAA
- a CDS encoding ATP-dependent DNA helicase, which translates to MLSIRHPSVRDFFPYEPTDDQALLFTKLDEFLRDQLPGRKVFVLRGYAGTGKTTVVSALVQWLHQLQRKYTLMAPTGRAAKVMAGYAGVPAGTIHKKIYRQTSGAPAERLSFQRQPNRMEQMLYIVDEASMISDEKAFGETGLLDDLMNFVFEKQTNKLLLIGDTAQLPPVGQLLSPALDPEGLAHRFRAQVATVELRQVMRQALNSGILVNATELREELRQPVPNIQLHTLGFRDMFKMGGDKLEDGLRWAYREFGHENTTIICRSNRNANQYNQLIRRALFDAEEEIEGGDYLMVVRNNYYWLDKDSEIGFLANGDFLQISKIIRREEVYGFHFAQARVRLVDYPDEPELEVKLLLDTLHTESPALPADRNNELYQAVAADYAHLKTKAERYKEMRKDPYLNALQIKFAYALTCHKAQGGQWQAVFVDHGFLKPDEPLAGEFARWLYTAITRASERLFLLNFQQRLVSDPPVED; encoded by the coding sequence ATGCTTTCCATCCGCCATCCTTCCGTCCGCGATTTTTTTCCTTACGAGCCCACCGACGACCAGGCGCTGCTCTTTACCAAGCTCGACGAGTTTTTGCGCGACCAGCTGCCTGGGCGCAAGGTGTTTGTGCTGCGCGGCTACGCGGGCACGGGCAAAACCACCGTCGTCAGCGCCTTGGTGCAGTGGCTGCACCAGCTCCAGCGCAAGTATACGCTGATGGCCCCCACGGGCCGCGCCGCCAAGGTGATGGCCGGCTACGCGGGCGTGCCGGCCGGCACCATCCACAAGAAAATCTACCGCCAAACCTCGGGGGCCCCGGCCGAGCGGCTCAGCTTCCAGCGGCAGCCCAACCGGATGGAGCAGATGCTCTATATCGTGGACGAGGCCTCGATGATTTCCGACGAAAAGGCGTTTGGCGAAACTGGGCTGCTGGACGATTTGATGAACTTCGTGTTTGAGAAGCAAACCAACAAGCTGCTGCTGATTGGCGACACGGCTCAGCTGCCGCCGGTGGGCCAGCTCCTGAGCCCCGCCCTCGACCCTGAGGGCCTGGCCCACCGCTTCCGGGCCCAGGTGGCCACCGTGGAGCTGCGCCAGGTGATGCGCCAGGCCCTGAACTCGGGCATCCTAGTGAACGCCACGGAGTTACGCGAGGAGCTGCGGCAGCCGGTGCCCAACATTCAGCTGCACACCCTGGGCTTCCGCGACATGTTCAAGATGGGCGGCGACAAGCTGGAGGACGGCCTGCGCTGGGCCTACCGCGAGTTCGGGCACGAGAACACGACCATTATTTGCCGCTCGAATCGCAACGCCAACCAGTACAACCAGCTCATCCGCCGGGCCCTGTTTGATGCCGAGGAGGAGATTGAGGGCGGCGACTACCTGATGGTGGTGCGCAACAACTACTACTGGCTCGACAAGGACTCGGAAATCGGGTTTCTAGCCAATGGCGACTTCCTGCAAATCAGCAAGATAATTCGCCGCGAGGAGGTGTACGGCTTCCACTTTGCCCAGGCCCGGGTGCGGCTGGTGGACTACCCCGACGAGCCCGAATTGGAAGTGAAGCTGCTCCTCGACACGCTGCACACCGAGAGCCCCGCCCTGCCCGCCGACCGCAACAACGAGCTCTACCAAGCCGTGGCCGCCGACTACGCCCACCTCAAAACCAAGGCCGAGCGCTACAAGGAAATGCGCAAGGACCCGTACCTCAACGCTTTGCAAATTAAGTTTGCCTACGCCCTCACCTGCCATAAGGCCCAGGGCGGCCAGTGGCAGGCCGTGTTTGTGGACCACGGCTTCCTGAAGCCCGACGAGCCGCTGGCCGGCGAGTTTGCGCGCTGGCTGTACACAGCCATCACGCGGGCCTCGGAGCGGCTGTTCCTGCTCAATTTCCAGCAGCGCTTGGTGAGCGACCCGCCGGTGGAGGACTGA
- a CDS encoding PaaI family thioesterase has protein sequence MTPNSSNPDPADDLESRIRRKLLRQHFMHHVGADLTLIAPGRIEAELLIGEQHKQQRGFVHGGMVATMADLVAGFAAVTLVPDDHGVVTADLRVSYLHPSVGHKLTAIGWVLKAGRRLHFCEAEVWCDGLLVAKASATMAVIEPNS, from the coding sequence TTGACACCTAACTCGTCCAACCCCGACCCCGCCGACGACCTCGAATCCCGCATCCGCCGCAAGCTGCTGCGCCAGCACTTTATGCACCACGTGGGGGCCGACCTGACCCTGATTGCGCCCGGCCGCATCGAGGCAGAACTACTCATCGGCGAGCAGCACAAGCAGCAGCGCGGCTTCGTGCACGGCGGCATGGTGGCCACGATGGCCGACTTGGTCGCGGGCTTTGCCGCCGTCACGCTCGTGCCCGACGACCACGGCGTGGTCACGGCGGACTTGCGCGTGTCGTACCTGCATCCCAGCGTGGGCCACAAGCTCACCGCCATTGGCTGGGTGCTGAAGGCCGGCCGCCGCCTGCACTTCTGCGAAGCCGAGGTGTGGTGCGACGGCCTGCTGGTGGCCAAAGCCTCGGCCACAATGGCGGTGATTGAGCCGAATTCTTAA
- a CDS encoding DUF4126 family protein, which yields METIPFTEYIAAGTLGLGLAASSGFRVFVPLLAASVAHHFG from the coding sequence GTGGAGACCATTCCCTTTACTGAGTATATCGCGGCCGGGACCCTGGGCCTAGGCCTGGCCGCCAGCAGCGGCTTCCGGGTGTTTGTGCCACTGCTGGCGGCTAGCGTGGCGCACCACTTTGGGTAG
- a CDS encoding DUF4126 domain-containing protein, with amino-acid sequence MVDNVLDTLTTPAAVVAGALLMTSSLPHLDSVLRWGLGIVVGGGTAGLVQGGTALLRAGATASTSGLANPVLATLENVLAVGSTVLAVALPLVAGAGGLALVLFGLG; translated from the coding sequence GTGGTTGATAACGTGCTCGATACGCTCACCACGCCGGCGGCCGTGGTGGCCGGGGCCCTGCTGATGACGTCCTCCCTGCCCCACCTCGACTCCGTGCTGCGGTGGGGGCTGGGCATTGTGGTGGGCGGCGGCACGGCCGGGCTGGTGCAGGGCGGCACGGCGCTGCTGCGGGCCGGCGCCACGGCCAGCACCAGTGGCCTGGCCAACCCCGTACTGGCCACGCTCGAAAACGTGCTGGCCGTGGGCAGCACCGTGCTGGCCGTGGCGCTGCCGCTGGTGGCCGGCGCGGGGGGCCTGGCGTTGGTGCTGTTCGGGCTGGGGTGA
- a CDS encoding NUDIX domain-containing protein, translating into MPDSTLPPTDPLLALYAGQVRVRVGGLLLHDNRLLLAAHRGLLPAGAPFWSPPGGGWQFGESLHEALVREFQEETGLAVRVGRFLHLHEFRRDGLQALELFFEVLTADGAPPAPRLGHDPEHAPDAQLLTGLAWHTPRQLLALPPAHVHPVLRGLLSVDDVFVPQLRFGG; encoded by the coding sequence ATGCCCGATTCTACCCTGCCGCCGACCGACCCATTGCTGGCACTCTACGCCGGCCAGGTGCGCGTGCGCGTAGGCGGCCTGCTGCTGCACGACAACCGCCTGCTGCTGGCTGCCCACCGGGGCCTGCTGCCCGCGGGGGCCCCGTTTTGGTCGCCGCCCGGCGGGGGCTGGCAGTTTGGCGAGAGCCTGCACGAGGCGCTGGTGCGCGAATTCCAGGAAGAAACCGGGCTGGCAGTGCGGGTGGGCCGCTTCCTGCACTTGCACGAGTTCCGGCGCGACGGCTTGCAGGCCCTGGAGCTGTTTTTTGAGGTGCTGACCGCCGACGGGGCCCCGCCCGCCCCGCGCCTGGGCCACGACCCCGAGCACGCCCCCGACGCCCAGCTGCTCACCGGGCTAGCCTGGCACACGCCCCGGCAGCTGCTGGCCCTGCCGCCGGCGCATGTGCACCCGGTGCTGCGCGGCCTGCTCAGCGTCGACGACGTGTTCGTGCCGCAGCTGCGGTTTGGGGGGTAA
- a CDS encoding DUF3822 family protein — translation MPVSTAPFPASSAAPVAPAALLRLRDDSFDPNHRAAYNLYLAVGAGRLRMAAVEVARQSFVLLEDYALPPGGLPTLAAAHDCLGRAGWHAVRLATTGRAFTLLPGALFRPGDEAAALRLHHTLGPAEAAYARPHPGLDLVNVFAADAGLAGWLAATHGPSGQLLHHTSGLLAGLAHQRDAGAPRQLYLCLGAQELTLVVLGPQQLQYCNVFPFTTAEDVLYYTVLVMQELGLNPDQDELTVWGELTHDSALFTLLRNYVRNVRFGPRPYDLLYSYRLNEVFEHHYFDLFSLHFI, via the coding sequence GTGCCCGTTTCTACCGCTCCTTTCCCTGCTTCCTCGGCCGCGCCCGTTGCCCCGGCCGCATTGTTGCGCCTGCGCGACGATAGTTTCGACCCCAACCACCGCGCCGCCTATAACCTATACCTGGCCGTGGGGGCCGGCCGCCTACGCATGGCCGCCGTGGAGGTGGCCCGCCAATCGTTTGTGCTACTCGAAGACTACGCCCTGCCGCCCGGGGGCCTGCCCACCCTGGCTGCCGCCCACGACTGCCTGGGCCGCGCCGGCTGGCACGCCGTGCGCCTGGCTACCACCGGCCGGGCCTTCACGCTGCTGCCTGGGGCCCTGTTCCGGCCCGGCGACGAGGCCGCCGCTCTGCGCCTGCACCACACCCTGGGACCCGCCGAGGCCGCCTACGCCCGCCCCCACCCGGGCCTCGATTTGGTGAACGTGTTTGCCGCCGATGCGGGCCTGGCCGGCTGGCTGGCCGCTACCCACGGACCCAGCGGCCAGCTGCTGCACCACACCAGCGGCCTGCTGGCGGGCCTGGCCCACCAGCGCGACGCCGGGGCCCCGCGCCAGCTCTACCTCTGCCTGGGAGCCCAGGAGCTGACGCTGGTGGTGCTGGGCCCCCAGCAGCTCCAGTACTGCAACGTGTTCCCCTTCACCACTGCCGAGGACGTGCTCTACTACACCGTGCTAGTGATGCAGGAGCTGGGCCTGAACCCCGACCAGGACGAGCTGACCGTGTGGGGCGAGCTGACGCATGATTCGGCCCTGTTCACGCTGCTGCGCAACTACGTCCGCAACGTCCGTTTTGGGCCCAGGCCCTACGACTTACTCTACAGCTACCGCCTCAACGAGGTGTTTGAGCACCACTACTTCGACCTGTTTAGCCTACACTTTATCTAA
- the coaD gene encoding pantetheine-phosphate adenylyltransferase, whose translation MPRIALFPGSFDPFTNGHLDVVRRGTALFDKVIVAIGTNSSKQRYLPLEQMLALIQGVFADEPRVSVRTFRGLTAVYAREVGAQFLLRGLRNTTDFEYENTIAQANRHVNPGLESVFLITAPPLAAISSTIIRDIHRYGGDVRDFVPYPMPPAPPF comes from the coding sequence GTGCCCCGCATTGCCCTTTTTCCTGGTTCGTTTGATCCGTTCACCAATGGGCACCTCGACGTGGTGCGGCGCGGTACGGCGCTGTTTGACAAGGTGATTGTGGCCATCGGTACCAACAGCAGCAAGCAGCGCTACCTGCCGCTGGAACAGATGCTGGCGCTCATCCAAGGCGTATTTGCCGACGAGCCGCGGGTATCGGTGCGCACATTCCGGGGCCTTACGGCGGTGTACGCCCGCGAGGTAGGGGCCCAGTTTCTGCTGCGCGGGCTGCGCAATACCACCGATTTCGAGTACGAAAACACCATTGCCCAGGCCAACCGCCACGTCAACCCCGGCCTGGAATCGGTGTTCCTCATCACGGCCCCGCCGCTGGCGGCCATCAGCAGCACCATCATCCGCGACATTCACCGCTACGGCGGCGACGTGCGCGACTTTGTGCCCTACCCGATGCCGCCCGCCCCGCCTTTTTAG
- a CDS encoding NUDIX hydrolase, which produces MNLFINDIPLVIKKLSEKVYKHKYDLVLGPEQEFTSKDLVGDVLVRDVTTAFLDRLLRLMEVKKLKKLKSLTMLVRKKTVLIQHLKDQFKIAKAAGGLVVKNGQVLMIYRLGKWDLPKGKLKSDEDTVLGALREVEEETNIKLAIGEELPSTWHSYAYKGNKMLKKTSWYVMQCLDDSVMKPQAEEYIEEVRWMTPQEALAKLDDSYASIALVMRHYLSKAGGGKPSKETTTAGK; this is translated from the coding sequence ATGAATCTCTTCATCAACGATATTCCGCTGGTTATCAAAAAACTAAGCGAGAAAGTATACAAACACAAGTACGACCTGGTGCTGGGCCCCGAGCAGGAGTTTACGTCCAAGGACTTGGTGGGCGACGTGCTGGTGCGCGATGTCACAACCGCGTTCCTCGACCGCCTGCTGCGGCTGATGGAGGTGAAAAAGCTCAAAAAGCTGAAGTCCCTCACCATGCTGGTGCGCAAGAAAACGGTGCTCATCCAACACCTCAAGGACCAGTTCAAGATTGCCAAGGCCGCCGGTGGGCTGGTGGTAAAGAACGGCCAGGTACTGATGATTTACCGCCTCGGTAAGTGGGATTTGCCCAAGGGCAAGCTCAAAAGCGACGAAGACACCGTGCTGGGGGCCCTGCGCGAGGTGGAGGAGGAAACCAATATTAAGCTGGCCATCGGCGAGGAGCTGCCCAGTACCTGGCACAGCTACGCCTACAAGGGCAACAAAATGCTGAAGAAAACCAGCTGGTACGTGATGCAGTGCCTCGACGACTCCGTAATGAAGCCCCAGGCCGAGGAATACATCGAGGAAGTGCGCTGGATGACGCCCCAGGAGGCCCTGGCCAAGCTCGACGATTCCTACGCCTCCATCGCCCTGGTGATGCGCCACTACCTGAGCAAGGCCGGCGGCGGTAAGCCGTCGAAAGAAACTACCACCGCCGGGAAATAA
- a CDS encoding metallophosphoesterase family protein — protein sequence MKRIGLLSDTHGYFDERIAHHLRGCDEIWHAGDFGTAAVVGALEALAPVFRGVYGNIDGADVRRTEPLVQDFVVEGLRVLITHIGGYPGHYAPAARPLLDAARPGLFVTGHSHILRVVPDKARGLLHLNPGAAGRHGFHQVRTLLRFGVEAGKVVDLQAVELGKRGALE from the coding sequence ATGAAACGCATCGGCCTGCTCTCCGACACCCACGGCTACTTCGACGAGCGCATCGCGCACCACTTGCGCGGCTGCGACGAGATTTGGCACGCCGGCGACTTCGGCACCGCCGCCGTGGTGGGGGCCCTGGAAGCGCTGGCGCCGGTGTTCCGGGGCGTGTACGGCAACATCGATGGGGCCGATGTGCGCCGCACCGAGCCCCTGGTGCAGGATTTTGTAGTGGAGGGCCTGCGAGTGCTCATCACCCACATCGGCGGCTACCCGGGCCACTACGCCCCGGCGGCCCGCCCCCTGCTCGACGCCGCCCGGCCCGGCCTGTTCGTCACGGGCCACTCGCACATCTTGCGCGTCGTGCCCGACAAAGCGCGCGGCCTGCTGCACCTCAACCCCGGCGCCGCCGGCCGCCACGGCTTCCACCAGGTGCGCACGCTGCTGCGCTTCGGCGTCGAGGCCGGCAAAGTGGTGGACTTGCAGGCCGTAGAACTGGGCAAGCGCGGGGCCCTGGAATAG
- a CDS encoding DUF6624 domain-containing protein yields the protein MKPFTYAALLSTWALPAAAQAKLNLRLKHELDSIYEVDQRYRAMLFDPRINRNPDSLAAALGVTKATLNATIMDQMHRVDATDLGRVQAIVKQYGYPGKSLVGAPTNEAVWSVIQHTPATIPQNLPMMKAAADQGELPFFRYATMLDRQLMNDGKEQLYGTQVRSYNGQPPFVWPIQGPAQVNQRRRQAGFKDTVEENAAVLGVAYKMLTLGDVAKMPK from the coding sequence ATGAAACCTTTCACTTACGCGGCCCTGCTCAGTACGTGGGCCTTGCCAGCGGCAGCGCAGGCAAAGCTCAACCTCCGGCTCAAGCACGAGCTCGACAGCATTTACGAGGTGGACCAGCGCTACCGCGCCATGCTGTTTGACCCGCGCATCAACCGCAACCCGGATTCGTTGGCGGCCGCGCTGGGAGTGACGAAAGCCACGCTTAACGCCACCATCATGGACCAGATGCACCGGGTGGACGCAACTGACCTGGGGCGCGTACAAGCCATTGTGAAGCAGTACGGTTACCCTGGTAAGTCGCTGGTAGGCGCGCCCACCAACGAGGCTGTGTGGAGCGTTATCCAGCACACCCCAGCCACAATTCCCCAGAACTTGCCGATGATGAAAGCGGCCGCCGACCAGGGGGAACTGCCCTTCTTCCGGTACGCCACGATGCTGGACCGCCAGCTGATGAATGATGGCAAAGAGCAGCTGTACGGCACGCAGGTGAGGAGCTACAACGGGCAGCCGCCCTTCGTTTGGCCAATCCAGGGCCCGGCGCAGGTGAACCAACGCCGCCGGCAGGCCGGGTTTAAAGACACGGTGGAAGAAAACGCCGCCGTGCTGGGCGTTGCCTACAAGATGCTGACCTTGGGCGACGTAGCAAAAATGCCCAAGTAG
- a CDS encoding threonine aldolase family protein: MPSPALPLVDLRSDTVTRPTPAMLEAMFGAPVGDDVYEEDPTVARLEAATAARFGMEAGLFCPSGTMTNQIAIKAHTEPLSEVICEQTAHVYLWEVGGIAFHSGASVALLPGERGRLTAAQVEAAIRPTNVHYPITRLVCLENTHNRGGGSCYAWPELVAIAEVARRHQLPLHLDGARVFNATVATGQRTEDYGQLFDSISVCLSKGLGAPVGSVLLGSAAFIQKCKRLRKAFGGGWRQAGYLAAAGLYALENNVDRLADDHARAARLAGALAQQPYVAEVLAPETNLVIFRLHAALPTATFLAHLAAHGIKASEFGPQWVRFVTHLDVDDAGLARVEAALAMSESVN; this comes from the coding sequence ATGCCCTCTCCCGCCCTGCCCCTCGTTGATTTGCGCTCCGACACCGTGACGCGCCCCACCCCGGCCATGCTCGAAGCCATGTTCGGAGCCCCCGTGGGCGACGACGTGTACGAGGAAGACCCCACCGTGGCCCGCCTCGAAGCCGCCACCGCCGCCCGCTTCGGCATGGAAGCCGGCCTGTTTTGCCCTTCCGGCACCATGACCAACCAGATTGCCATCAAGGCCCACACCGAGCCGCTGAGCGAAGTCATTTGCGAACAAACGGCCCACGTGTATCTGTGGGAAGTGGGCGGCATCGCCTTCCACTCGGGGGCCAGCGTGGCGCTGCTGCCCGGCGAGCGGGGCCGCCTCACGGCCGCGCAGGTGGAGGCCGCCATCCGGCCCACGAACGTTCATTACCCCATCACGCGCCTCGTCTGCCTCGAAAACACCCACAACCGCGGCGGCGGCAGCTGCTACGCCTGGCCCGAGCTGGTGGCCATTGCCGAGGTGGCGCGCCGCCACCAGCTGCCACTGCACCTCGACGGGGCCCGGGTGTTCAACGCCACCGTGGCCACCGGCCAGCGTACCGAGGACTATGGCCAGCTGTTCGATTCCATTTCGGTATGCCTGAGCAAGGGCCTGGGGGCCCCGGTGGGCTCGGTGCTGCTGGGCTCGGCGGCGTTCATTCAGAAGTGTAAGCGGCTGCGCAAGGCCTTCGGGGGCGGGTGGCGGCAGGCCGGCTACCTGGCCGCGGCGGGCCTCTACGCGCTGGAAAACAACGTGGACCGCCTCGCCGACGACCACGCCCGCGCCGCCCGCCTCGCCGGGGCCCTGGCCCAGCAGCCCTACGTAGCCGAGGTGCTGGCCCCGGAAACCAACCTCGTCATTTTCCGCCTGCACGCCGCCCTGCCCACCGCCACCTTCCTGGCCCACCTGGCGGCCCACGGCATCAAGGCCAGCGAGTTTGGGCCCCAGTGGGTGCGCTTCGTGACGCACCTCGACGTGGACGACGCCGGCCTGGCCCGCGTGGAAGCGGCACTGGCAATGAGTGAGTCGGTGAATTAG
- a CDS encoding cation:proton antiporter — translation MELYNALALLLTTAAAFAYLNQRFLRMPPAIGLMVLGLGASLALVGLAQLDYAPVLRLARVVERLDFSNLVVQVMLGFLLFAGSLHVDTRRLGALRGPVGLMATLGTLLSTGVVSGAMYVLLPWFGLPTPFIYCLVFGALISPTDPVAVLSILTKANIDKTLETKIVGESLFNDGVGLVLFVVTLEVATVGPQDFSVGRALALFAQEALGGLVLGTALGLGGAWLLRSINHYQTEVLITLGLVAGGTALASALHTSGPLAMVMAGLLVGHLSRTRDVLSDESQDYVDKFWELLDEVLNALLFVLMGLEALVLKISTHTLLAGLAAVAVVLAARAVAVAVPLRILRIGAAFPKNDGSFPVLVWGGLRGGLSVALALSLPTALPRELLVGLTYVVVVFSIVGQGLTIEPLVRRLGLSKDPAPTDH, via the coding sequence ATGGAACTCTATAATGCCCTAGCGCTGCTACTAACCACGGCGGCGGCCTTTGCCTACCTCAACCAACGCTTTTTGCGGATGCCACCGGCCATTGGGCTGATGGTGTTGGGGCTGGGGGCCTCGCTGGCGCTGGTGGGGCTGGCGCAACTGGACTACGCGCCGGTGCTGCGCCTGGCGCGGGTGGTGGAGCGGCTCGATTTCAGCAATTTGGTGGTGCAGGTGATGCTGGGGTTCCTGCTCTTTGCCGGGTCGCTGCACGTGGACACGCGCCGGCTGGGCGCGCTGCGCGGGCCGGTGGGCCTAATGGCCACGCTGGGCACGCTCTTGAGCACGGGCGTGGTGAGCGGGGCCATGTACGTGCTGCTGCCGTGGTTTGGGCTGCCCACGCCGTTTATCTACTGCCTGGTGTTCGGGGCCCTCATTTCGCCCACCGACCCAGTGGCAGTGCTCAGCATCCTCACCAAGGCCAACATTGATAAGACCCTGGAAACGAAGATTGTGGGCGAGTCGCTGTTCAACGATGGTGTGGGCCTGGTGCTGTTCGTGGTAACGCTGGAGGTGGCCACCGTGGGACCCCAGGACTTCTCGGTGGGGCGCGCCCTGGCCCTGTTTGCGCAGGAAGCCTTGGGCGGGCTGGTGCTGGGCACGGCCCTGGGCCTGGGCGGGGCCTGGCTGCTGCGCAGCATCAACCACTACCAAACGGAGGTACTGATTACCCTCGGGCTGGTGGCCGGCGGTACGGCGCTAGCCTCGGCCTTGCACACCTCGGGGCCCCTGGCCATGGTAATGGCCGGCCTGCTGGTGGGCCACCTCAGCCGCACCCGCGACGTGCTCTCGGACGAGTCGCAGGACTACGTAGACAAGTTTTGGGAGCTGCTCGACGAGGTGCTGAACGCGCTGCTGTTTGTGCTGATGGGCCTGGAGGCGCTGGTGCTAAAAATCAGCACGCACACGCTGCTGGCCGGGCTGGCGGCCGTGGCGGTGGTGCTGGCGGCGCGGGCCGTGGCGGTGGCCGTGCCGCTGCGCATTTTGCGCATCGGCGCGGCCTTTCCCAAAAACGACGGCAGCTTCCCGGTGCTGGTCTGGGGCGGACTGCGCGGGGGCCTCTCGGTGGCGCTGGCCCTGAGCCTACCCACCGCCCTGCCGCGCGAGCTGCTGGTGGGCCTTACCTACGTGGTGGTGGTGTTCAGCATCGTGGGCCAGGGCCTCACCATTGAGCCGCTGGTGCGGCGGCTGGGGCTGAGCAAGGACCCGGCCCCGACCGACCACTAG
- a CDS encoding metallophosphoesterase — protein MNLFVIGDVHGCFHTFSALLRHWRPATERLVQVGDLVDRGTDSPGVVELARQLQQHDPENAVFIMGNHDWGMAQHLGPGGPLSEWLSWGGRETLHQYQFRHPAWLGPHTAWLAERPYFWESDHLLISHAGRADTTFPFDPTNSDGSLWRRGPLLNLGKLQVVGHTPTDDGRPRFDAAALALYIDTGAYRGQTLTGVRLSETGEVLEIISLPTDPRDLY, from the coding sequence ATGAATTTATTTGTTATCGGCGATGTGCACGGATGCTTCCACACGTTCAGCGCCTTGCTGCGGCACTGGCGGCCGGCCACCGAGCGCCTCGTACAAGTGGGCGACCTCGTGGACCGCGGCACCGACAGCCCCGGCGTGGTGGAGCTGGCCCGCCAGCTCCAGCAGCACGACCCGGAAAACGCTGTTTTCATCATGGGCAACCACGACTGGGGCATGGCCCAGCACCTGGGCCCCGGCGGGCCGCTATCCGAATGGCTGAGCTGGGGCGGGCGCGAAACGCTGCACCAGTACCAGTTCCGGCACCCGGCCTGGCTGGGGCCCCACACGGCCTGGCTAGCCGAGCGGCCCTACTTCTGGGAGAGCGACCACTTGCTGATTTCGCACGCCGGCCGGGCCGATACCACGTTCCCATTCGACCCCACCAACTCCGACGGCTCGCTCTGGCGCCGGGGCCCCCTGCTAAACCTGGGCAAGCTGCAAGTAGTAGGCCACACCCCCACCGACGACGGCCGCCCCCGCTTCGACGCCGCCGCCCTGGCGCTGTACATCGACACGGGGGCTTACCGCGGCCAAACCCTCACCGGCGTGCGCCTGAGCGAAACGGGCGAGGTGCTGGAAATTATCTCCCTGCCCACCGACCCGCGCGATTTGTACTGA
- a CDS encoding DNA-3-methyladenine glycosylase family protein has product MPQTAALQHLSATDAVLAALIARGPAIAPRAHEDLYLALLRAIVSQQISTKAAAAIWGRFTSLFKPEGYPEPRILLEMSEDDLRQVGLSRQKAGYLQAIAAYNERGLLDYEHLTSLSEEAFTQHLTAIRGVGRWTAQMLQMFALDQPDVFAEGDLGIQNAMRRHYGLETTGRALQKEMLALAEAWRPHRTLACKYLWQSLDQKTELEPLTVVNQLK; this is encoded by the coding sequence ATGCCCCAGACCGCCGCCCTCCAGCACCTCAGCGCCACCGATGCGGTGCTGGCCGCCCTCATTGCCCGGGGCCCCGCCATTGCGCCCCGCGCCCACGAAGACCTGTATCTGGCCCTGCTGCGCGCCATTGTCAGCCAGCAGATTTCGACCAAGGCGGCGGCGGCCATCTGGGGGCGGTTCACGTCGTTATTTAAGCCCGAGGGCTACCCCGAGCCGCGCATCTTGCTGGAAATGAGCGAGGACGACCTGCGCCAGGTGGGCCTCTCGCGTCAGAAAGCCGGCTACCTCCAGGCCATTGCCGCGTATAACGAGCGCGGCCTGCTCGACTACGAGCACCTCACCAGCCTCTCGGAGGAAGCCTTCACCCAGCACCTGACTGCTATCCGGGGCGTAGGCCGCTGGACGGCCCAGATGCTGCAAATGTTTGCCCTCGACCAGCCCGACGTGTTTGCCGAGGGCGACCTAGGCATCCAAAATGCCATGCGCCGCCACTACGGCCTCGAAACTACCGGCCGGGCCCTGCAAAAAGAAATGCTGGCCCTGGCCGAAGCCTGGCGCCCCCACCGCACCCTGGCCTGCAAGTACCTCTGGCAGAGCCTCGACCAAAAAACCGAACTGGAGCCGCTGACGGTTGTAAATCAATTAAAGTAA